A genomic region of Cydia amplana chromosome 5, ilCydAmpl1.1, whole genome shotgun sequence contains the following coding sequences:
- the LOC134648413 gene encoding uncharacterized protein LOC134648413: MATTLDQTMATDEEKSKLAKLLQGLEVPEVKLTERCRDIVNLFHEKFDKEVEEEDMRDRVARETDTFDENPYKVDSGLLEDNERKLRELLAMGKRDKKEFKERVLSGADPKRPWRTHTSKEKLLRIDNELKRHHEVGSQAISPMTEGDMRDLVKECQEETQLSAKISADRLRDTVDSATRNLPNFQYRKIDNGAATAILPEAHEPSSSQDVTLKN; encoded by the exons ATGGCAACAACGCTCGATCAAACGATGGCTACAGACGAGGAAAAATCGAAATTGGCCAAACTTCTGCAAGGATTGGAAGTACCTGAAGTGAAATTAACGGAGAGGTGTCGAGACATAGTGAATCTGTTCCacgaaaagtttgataaagAGGTTGAGGAGGAAGATATGAGGGACCGGGTTGCCAGAGAGACGGACACATTCGACGAGAATCCGTATAAGGTTGACAGTGGGTTGCTGGAGGACAATGAGAGAAAACTGCGTGAGTTGCTTGCTATGGGGAAACG AGACAAAAAGGAATTTAAAGAACGCGTCCTTTCTGGAGCCGATCCCAAGCGCCCGTGGCGTACCCATACCAGCAAAGAAAAGTTACTCCGCATCGACAACGAACTAAAGCGTCATCACGAAGTGGGCTCCCAGGCCATATCACCCATGACTGAAGGTGACATGAGGGACCTCGTCAAAGAATGCCAAGAAGAAACCCAACTTTCTGCCAAGATCTCAGCCGACAGACTTAGAGACACAGTCGATTCAGCAACGAGAAATCTACCCAATTTTCAGTACAGGAAGATTGATAATGGCGCAGCTACTGCCATCTTACCAGAGGCACATGAACCTTCTTCATCTCAAGATGTTACTCTGAAAAACTAA
- the LOC134648414 gene encoding transmembrane protease serine 11G-like translates to MVVPSAILVISISLSLIDLATTRNILRIAGGDKTSIYKYPHSLFLKLDCGVYPRCGASVLTQDILLTAATCFVNCKKPFNDKVMEVSMGDDYEELGQVRKIIDFILHEKHTGAKLANDIALGKVDRPMRFGDSLQRIILMKTPPFYNSAFVAGWGSLNDKEEPSKYLKHMRQHLVNTEDCHKVFGPNRIAEGTFCMEDENSRAFEGDTGAALVVNDYIQIGLVSWGHMKKSYSKIIYTNISYHFDWIKENARNLYCRES, encoded by the exons ATGGTAGTACCATCCGCAATATTAGTTATATCAATTAGTTTAAGTTTAATAGATCTAGCTACAACACGCAATATACTTAGAATAGCGGGTGGAGATAAAACTTCAATATACAAATACCCTCATTCTCTATTTCTTAAACTAGATTGTGGTGTATATCCAAGATGTGGTGCCTCTGTTTTAACTCAAGATATTCTTTTAACTGCTGCGACATGTTTTGTCAACTGCAAGAAGCCATTTAATGATAAAGTTATGGAGGTATCAATGGGAGATGATTATGAAGAACTAGGACAAGTACGAAAAATTATAGATttcattttacatgaaaaacaTACTGGTGCTAAGCTtgcaaatgacattgctttaggcAAAGTAGATAGACCTATGAGATTTGGAGACAGCCTCCAGAGGataattttaatgaaaacacCGCCTTTTTATAATTCCGCTTTTGTTGCTGGTTGGGGCTCActaaat GATAAGGAAGAACCCAGCAAATACCTGAAGCACATGCGCCAACATTTGGTAAACACCGAGGACTGTCATAAAGTATTTGGTCCCAATCGCATTGCTGAAGGAACCTTCTGTATGGAAGATGAAAACAGTCGGGCATTTGA aggTGACACTGGCGCAGCACTCGTAGTAAACGACTATATTCAGATTGGTCTTGTCTCCTGGGGTCACATGAAAAAATCATACAGCAAGATAATCTACACCAACATTAGTTACCACTTTGATTGGATAAAGGAAAATGCTAGAAATCTATATTGTAGGGAAAGTTAA